In Paenibacillus guangzhouensis, a single window of DNA contains:
- the proC gene encoding pyrroline-5-carboxylate reductase produces the protein MKTTIAGQQICFYGAGSIAEAIVRGLLDKNIATPEQITLLNRQNQIRLQELEARYHVQTTNEQAAKEQALRDASIIVLAMKPKDAAEALLEIRPLVNPQQLIISVIAGLSIGTMQELLDAHNPIVRTMPNTSSTIGLGATGMCFSSSVNAIQQQIALNMFEAIGVVSIVEENQMDIVTGVSGSGPAYVYYLIESMIAAGIHGGLSNEQARNLTIQTLIGAAHMVQSTGEDPAELRRKVTSPGGTTQAAIETLQSFHFTEALMTAIQRAADRAGEMGALIGRK, from the coding sequence ATGAAAACAACTATCGCAGGTCAACAAATTTGCTTCTACGGCGCAGGTTCGATTGCGGAAGCGATCGTACGCGGCTTGCTCGATAAAAATATCGCCACGCCTGAGCAGATCACATTGCTCAATCGGCAGAATCAAATTCGTCTTCAAGAGCTTGAAGCACGCTACCACGTTCAGACAACGAACGAACAAGCAGCCAAAGAACAAGCTTTACGCGATGCATCGATCATCGTGCTGGCCATGAAACCGAAGGATGCAGCCGAGGCCTTATTGGAGATACGCCCGCTCGTCAATCCCCAACAACTGATCATTTCGGTCATCGCTGGATTATCGATTGGCACGATGCAAGAACTACTGGACGCCCACAATCCGATCGTACGTACGATGCCGAATACATCGAGCACCATTGGTCTTGGAGCAACCGGCATGTGCTTCTCATCAAGCGTTAATGCCATACAGCAACAGATCGCGCTGAATATGTTCGAAGCCATCGGCGTCGTCAGCATTGTCGAGGAGAATCAGATGGATATCGTGACGGGCGTATCTGGCAGTGGACCTGCGTATGTCTATTATTTGATCGAATCGATGATCGCAGCCGGCATTCATGGGGGACTATCGAACGAGCAGGCGAGAAATCTGACCATACAAACGCTAATCGGCGCTGCACATATGGTACAATCTACAGGTGAAGACCCAGCTGAACTTAGACGGAAAGTGACCTCCCCGGGAGGAACTACGCAAGCAGCTATAGAAACACTACAATCATTTCATTTCACCGAAGCACTCATGACGGCAATACAACGCGCTGCGGATCGTGCAGGTGAGATGGGTGCTCTGATCGGGAGGAAATAA